From Vitis vinifera cultivar Pinot Noir 40024 chromosome 14, ASM3070453v1, a single genomic window includes:
- the LOC100247571 gene encoding pentatricopeptide repeat-containing protein At3g29230, with translation MSVPIRNPTWVSKRRLLEQKISDLHRCSSLNQVKQIHAQVLKANLHRESFVGQKLIAAFSLCRQMTLAVNVFNQIQDPDVLLYNTLIRAHVRNSEPLLAFSVFFEMQDSGVCADNFTYPFLLKACSGKVWVRVVEMIHAQVEKMGFCLDIFVPNSLIDSYFKCGLDGVAAARKVFEVMAERDTVSWNSMIGGLVKVGELGEARRLFDEMPERDTVSWNTILDGYVKAGEMNAAFELFEKMPARNVVSWSTMVLGYSKAGDMDMARILFDKMPVKNLVPWTIMISGYAEKGLAKDAINLYNQMEEAGLKFDDGTVISILSACAVSGLLGLGKRVHASIERTRFKCSTPVSNALIDMYAKCGSLENALSIFHGMVRKDVVSWNAIIQGLAMHGHGEKALQLFSRMKGEGFVPDKVTFVGVLCACTHAGFVDEGLHYFHAMERDYGVPPEVEHYGCMVDLLGRGGRLKEAFRLVHSMPLEPNAIIWGTLLGACRMHSATGLAEEVFDRLVKSELSDSGNLSMLSNIYAAAGDWDNFANIRLRMKSTSIQKPSGGSSIEVDDEVHEFTVFDRSHPKSDRIYKTIDGLGQHINKLTTSS, from the coding sequence AATCTTTTGTGGGGCAGAAGCTCATTGCTGCATTCTCTCTCTGTCGCCAGATGACGCTGGCTGTCaatgtttttaatcaaattcAAGACCCAGATGTGCTTTTGTATAATACTTTGATTAGAGCACACGTTCGGAACTCGGAGCCATTGCTGGCGTTTTCGGTTTTCTTTGAAATGCAGGATAGTGGGGTGTGTGCGGATAATTTCACGTACCCGTTTCTTTTAAAGGCGTGTTCGGGGAAGGTTTGGGTGCGGGTAGTGGAAATGATCCATGCCCAAGTGGAAAAAATGGGGTTTTGCTTGGATATTTTTGTGCCCAATTCGCTTATTGATAGTTACTTCAAGTGTGGTTTGGATGGCGTTGCTGCGGCGAGGAAGGTGTTTGAGGTGATGGCGGAGAGAGATACTGTTTCCTGGAATTCGATGATTGGAGGGTTGGTGAAAGTGGGCGAGTTGGGGGAAGCTCGGAGgttgtttgatgaaatgccaGAGAGAGATACTGTGAGTTGGAATACGATATTAGACGGGTATGTTAAGGCGGGAGAGATGAATGCGGCATTTGAATTGTTTGAGAAGATGCCGGCCAGGAATGTTGTGTCCTGGTCCACGATGGTTTTGGGTTATAGCAAGGCCGGGGATATGGATATGGCGAGAATCTTGTTTGATAAGATGCCTGTCAAGAACTTGGTTCCGTGGACCATAATGATATCGGGGTATGCTGAAAAGGGGCTTGCTAAAGATGCAATTAACTTGTACAACCAAATGGAGGAGGCTGGATTGAAGTTTGATGATGGGACTGTTATTAGTATTTTATCTGCCTGTGCAGTTTCTGGTTTGCTTGGATTGGGTAAGAGAGTTCATGCCTCCATTGAGAGGACCAGGTTTAAGTGCAGCACTCCAGTGAGCAATGCATTGATTGATATGTATGCAAAGTGTGGTAGTTTGGAGAATGCCTTAAGCATCTTTCATGGAATGGTGAGGAAAGATGTGGTGTCTTGGAATGCCATAATTCAAGGACTAGCCATGCATGGACATGGTGAGAAAGCACTTCAGCTCTTCTCTAGAATGAAAGGAGAAGGGTTTGTGCCTGATAAGGTCACCTTTGTTGGTGTCTTATGTGCATGTACCCATGCAGGTTTTGTTGATGAGGGCCTTCATTATTTTCATGCAATGGAGAgagattatggggttcctcccGAAGTTGAGCATTATGGTTGCATGGTTGACCTTTTGGGGCGTGGTGGGCGTCTTAAGGAAGCTTTTCGGCTTGTACATAGCATGCCATTGGAACCAAATGCAATCATTTGGGGTACCCTTTTGGGAGCATGCCGGATGCATAGTGCTACTGGACTTGCAGAGGAGGTGTTTGATCGTCTGGTTAAATCTGAGCTATCAGACTCAGGGAATTTATCTATGTTGTCAAATATTTATGCTGCAGCAGGAGATTGGGACAATTTTGCTAATATAAGGCTAAGAATGAAGAGCACAAGCATCCAAAAACCATCAGGGGGTAGTTCAATTGAAGTGGATGATGAGGTTCATGAATTTACAGTTTTTGATAGATCACACCCTAAATCGGATAGAATCTACAAGACGATTGATGGGTTGGGCCAGCACATTAACAAGCTGACTACGAGTAGTTGA